One window of the Nasonia vitripennis strain AsymCx chromosome 3 unlocalized genomic scaffold, Nvit_psr_1.1 chr3_random0014, whole genome shotgun sequence genome contains the following:
- the LOC116416997 gene encoding uncharacterized protein LOC116416997 has translation MRKDCLTIMHKKKIADLKTVKEESTSGTKRKRDDHKEITAKRVKNNVEEDSNEIIDDKLNGAPVSQEIDKDAQVPEEIVDKDELNNKQVSQGADKGTLNLSDHEDELFDWSPKSQDQSEDATPAASSDEES, from the coding sequence ATGAGAAAGGACTGTTTAACCATtatgcacaaaaaaaaaattgctgaCTTAAAAACCGTCAAGGAAGAGTCAACAAGTGGAACCAAAAGAAAGAGGGATGACCATAAAGAAATTACGGCTAAAAGGGTTAAAAACAATGTTGAAGAGGATTCCAATGAAATTATTGATGACAAATTAAATGGTGCACCAGTTTCACAAGAAATCGATAAAGATGCACAAGTTCCAGAAGAAATAGTAGATAAGGacgaattaaataataaacaggTTTCACAAGGTGCAGATAAGGGGACATTGAATTTATCTGATCATGAAGATGAATTGTTTGATTGGTCTCCTAAATCTCAGGATCAGTCGGAAGATGCAACACCTGCTGCTAGTTCAGATGAAGAATCATAA